From the Pedobacter cryoconitis genome, one window contains:
- a CDS encoding helix-turn-helix transcriptional regulator produces the protein MSDYQGEKFKNFLVSHKIAKTKAATLLGISRSAIYDYFDSVNMSRETVNKIINTFNTSEAEVFGISNTEIINSLQRNKLDESSESNMVNAKTIGNLAYPIEQGETPFINLSDGQYLMIMPLVSEYAYAGYLSGFTDPIYIEELPKHSIIVQKQHKGNYRAFEIVGDSMDDNTKESIPDGSIATGREIVQDYWRSKFHTHRYKDYVIVTRNDGIVIKRIIDHDVEKGIITCHSLNPDKAIYTDFKIKLKEVQQIFNIVNVSISR, from the coding sequence ATGTCTGATTATCAAGGAGAAAAATTTAAGAATTTTCTAGTTTCTCATAAAATAGCTAAAACTAAGGCGGCAACATTACTTGGTATTTCGAGATCGGCTATTTACGATTATTTTGATAGCGTGAATATGTCCAGAGAAACTGTAAATAAAATAATAAATACCTTTAATACATCTGAAGCTGAAGTATTTGGTATATCTAACACCGAAATAATTAATAGTTTACAGCGTAACAAACTTGATGAATCTTCTGAGAGTAATATGGTAAACGCAAAAACTATTGGCAACTTAGCATATCCTATCGAACAAGGAGAAACACCATTTATTAATTTATCTGATGGACAGTATTTAATGATCATGCCATTAGTAAGTGAATATGCTTACGCTGGGTATCTTTCTGGTTTTACTGACCCCATTTATATTGAAGAGCTGCCCAAACATTCAATTATTGTTCAGAAACAGCATAAGGGAAATTACAGAGCTTTTGAAATAGTTGGTGACAGCATGGATGATAATACAAAAGAAAGTATTCCTGATGGAAGTATTGCCACCGGTCGTGAAATCGTACAAGATTATTGGCGATCAAAATTCCATACACACCGGTATAAGGATTATGTGATTGTAACTAGAAATGATGGAATAGTAATTAAAAGAATTATTGATCATGATGTTGAAAAAGGTATAATAACATGTCATTCCTTAAATCCTGATAAGGCAATCTACACAGATTTCAAGATAAAGCTTAAAGAAGTTCAACAAATATTCAATATTGTAAACGTTTCTATATCAAGGTAA
- a CDS encoding right-handed parallel beta-helix repeat-containing protein translates to MQVNSITDLINTIDPAINKFNNVLGYYSPGDNGGGDFYWDSSCTEVVNNGTVLSSVFTTSGRWKRVISGETNVKWFGARGNGSNDSVHFKNAIDTGKNIYVPEGIYSVSGLVLKLNQVIYGQSTLSELHAIETDKPLLTITRFGGVSQLTLYSSYYVSDINFCAIKVLNEGYNVICEKLRIVGGFTNAINCSGSSNVNISNNFISGMMGPQIFISYGTHNIIENNKMEKCRGTSFIKLMNAASVIIKHNYIGGGDTDRPGAQGIYAETVPPADHKEGDPFYHYTYLVIDSNDIDNIGGQAVAIKSCFSVKIKGNWFSAGRTNGVSSVLLNDCKRIDISGNDIYTSGYMGLQITDCEVGSITNNQIEMSKDTGVFLLRSRLFSITGNQIGNLTGLEDGYGGMMKVGVSENQGDNNIISNNIFRAIEVTNLYHEGSNNIVNDNIFIK, encoded by the coding sequence ATGCAAGTAAACTCAATTACAGATTTGATCAACACTATCGACCCTGCCATAAATAAGTTTAACAATGTTTTAGGCTATTATTCTCCTGGAGATAATGGAGGTGGTGATTTCTATTGGGATAGTTCCTGTACAGAAGTTGTAAATAATGGAACTGTATTGAGTTCTGTTTTTACAACATCAGGCAGATGGAAAAGAGTAATCAGTGGTGAAACCAATGTAAAATGGTTTGGTGCCAGAGGTAACGGGAGTAATGATTCAGTACATTTTAAGAATGCAATCGATACGGGAAAAAATATATATGTTCCAGAAGGCATTTATTCTGTATCTGGTTTGGTTTTAAAATTGAATCAGGTCATTTATGGGCAAAGTACTTTGTCCGAACTTCACGCTATTGAGACTGATAAACCGCTGTTAACAATCACTCGTTTTGGTGGAGTAAGCCAACTCACTTTATATTCTTCGTATTATGTTTCTGATATAAATTTTTGTGCAATTAAGGTTTTAAATGAGGGATACAATGTAATCTGTGAAAAATTGAGGATTGTTGGTGGCTTTACCAATGCAATTAATTGCTCTGGCTCAAGTAATGTTAATATCAGCAATAATTTCATCAGCGGAATGATGGGGCCGCAAATATTTATTAGTTATGGAACACATAATATAATTGAGAATAATAAAATGGAAAAATGCAGGGGCACTTCATTTATAAAATTAATGAACGCTGCTTCTGTTATTATAAAACATAATTATATTGGTGGTGGAGATACCGATAGGCCGGGTGCCCAAGGTATTTATGCCGAAACTGTACCTCCGGCAGATCATAAAGAAGGAGACCCTTTTTATCATTACACCTACCTCGTTATTGATTCTAATGATATTGACAACATTGGTGGACAGGCTGTTGCAATAAAAAGTTGTTTTTCTGTTAAAATCAAGGGAAATTGGTTTTCGGCGGGTAGAACTAATGGAGTGAGTTCTGTCTTATTAAATGATTGCAAACGTATCGATATATCTGGTAATGATATCTATACAAGTGGGTACATGGGACTGCAAATTACAGATTGTGAAGTTGGTTCAATTACAAATAACCAAATAGAAATGAGTAAAGATACGGGTGTGTTTTTGCTGCGCTCAAGGCTATTTTCAATTACTGGTAACCAAATTGGTAACTTAACCGGACTAGAAGACGGCTATGGAGGTATGATGAAAGTAGGTGTGTCAGAAAATCAAGGAGACAATAATATAATTTCTAATAATATTTTCAGAGCGATTGAAGTAACTAACTTATATCATGAAGGCTCTAATAATATTGTGAATGATAATATTTTTATCAAGTAA
- a CDS encoding helix-turn-helix domain-containing protein, with translation MLTIQNFHPAECLRNHVKYFWKLEAGELNSTRQCFQIFPDGLPGLLFHHHHGKQALELPDKQKLPASFVYGLSTRAFTNYTNIGFSAIGVSLYPWALHTIFKINSAEFSNQMVALEDLTDFTLNERLFNAPDADNAIKILSGYLIQKINYTLSEDLVIKDSIQQISNNPEALIRDLIRNYQLSERQFERRFKHTTGVSPYQYSKVLRFQRSLTKLNFYPDEHLSAIAYSSGFADQSHFIREFKQYSGVTPNSYLKIKQQNQHLLSGHVQHTIPQRILLI, from the coding sequence ATGCTTACTATTCAGAATTTTCATCCCGCAGAATGTCTCAGAAATCATGTTAAATATTTCTGGAAACTGGAAGCAGGTGAACTGAATAGTACCCGTCAGTGTTTTCAGATTTTTCCGGATGGTTTACCTGGATTACTCTTTCATCATCACCATGGCAAGCAGGCATTGGAACTGCCTGACAAACAAAAACTACCTGCTTCCTTTGTATATGGCCTTTCAACCCGCGCCTTTACCAATTATACCAATATTGGATTTTCTGCCATTGGTGTAAGTTTATATCCATGGGCACTTCATACGATCTTTAAGATAAACAGCGCTGAATTCAGTAATCAAATGGTAGCTCTTGAAGACCTGACCGATTTTACGCTAAATGAAAGGCTGTTTAATGCTCCTGACGCTGATAACGCAATTAAAATTCTATCCGGTTATCTGATTCAAAAGATAAATTACACCCTCAGTGAAGATCTTGTTATAAAGGACTCAATCCAGCAGATCAGCAATAACCCTGAAGCTTTAATTCGTGATTTAATCAGGAATTATCAGTTAAGTGAGCGGCAATTTGAACGGCGTTTTAAACATACGACAGGCGTTAGTCCATATCAATATTCCAAAGTTCTCAGATTTCAAAGATCGCTTACCAAGCTTAACTTTTACCCGGATGAACATCTTTCCGCTATTGCTTACAGCTCAGGGTTCGCAGATCAATCTCATTTTATCCGGGAATTCAAGCAGTATTCCGGAGTTACGCCAAATTCCTATCTGAAAATAAAACAGCAAAACCAGCACTTATTATCCGGTCATGTTCAGCATACTATACCGCAACGGATTTTGTTGATTTAA
- a CDS encoding MBL fold metallo-hydrolase, translated as MVKIHHINCGSLQRDPASLKVLCHCLLLEDANGLALVDTGIGVQDILYPLERIGKVTIDQAGFNFDRSDTAVSKLNNLGFREDEVKHCIISHLDPDHIGGLADFPQATIHVSAVELQSFLTGDPRYRPQQLAHQPLLKIYTDFNESWFGLTAQRVVLNFESAVYLVCLPGHTLGHCGIAVQQKDKWLLYVGDAYYLRDELFIADHPVNELAALAAMDNKLRLESLKKLEILVQAYRREIELFGYHDPSEFK; from the coding sequence ATGGTTAAAATACATCATATCAATTGTGGCTCTTTACAAAGAGATCCTGCCAGCCTCAAAGTGCTGTGTCATTGTTTACTATTAGAAGATGCAAACGGTCTGGCACTGGTGGATACAGGAATAGGTGTTCAGGATATTTTGTATCCATTGGAAAGGATTGGTAAAGTAACTATTGATCAGGCAGGTTTTAATTTTGACCGTTCGGATACAGCAGTTTCAAAGCTTAATAACCTGGGCTTCCGGGAAGACGAAGTGAAACATTGTATCATCAGTCATCTTGACCCGGATCACATTGGTGGACTGGCAGATTTTCCTCAGGCAACAATCCATGTTTCTGCGGTTGAATTACAAAGTTTTCTGACAGGTGACCCACGGTATCGTCCACAGCAATTGGCGCATCAGCCATTATTAAAAATATATACTGATTTTAACGAAAGCTGGTTCGGCCTGACCGCTCAACGTGTAGTCCTGAATTTTGAATCGGCAGTTTATTTAGTATGCCTTCCCGGCCATACTTTGGGGCACTGTGGCATTGCGGTTCAGCAAAAAGATAAATGGCTATTGTATGTTGGTGATGCCTATTATTTAAGAGATGAACTTTTTATAGCAGATCATCCTGTTAATGAGCTGGCTGCATTGGCGGCTATGGATAATAAACTGCGGCTTGAATCGTTGAAAAAGCTGGAGATTCTGGTTCAGGCTTATAGAAGAGAAATAGAACTTTTCGGCTATCATGATCCTTCTGAATTCAAATAA
- a CDS encoding glycosyltransferase family 2 protein — MITTAPIILFVYNRLSHTQQVIAALRENLLSAESELYIYADAAKNADAVQSVHELRSFLTTITGFKSVHICLRETNLGVDDNTILGVTEVISIHGKAIVLEDDLVTAPWFLKYMNEALDFYENNDEVASIHGYVYPIPQGLKEVFFIKGADCWGWATWKRAWDLFEHDGAKLLEKINAQGLQKEFDFDNTYPYVKALEQQAIGNTTHWDIRWYASAFLAKKLTLYPGQSLVKNIGHDASGTHCGHSNNYDVTLSLSPLSVETEVIADQDAYHAFADFMRSLPLNSPTRPKGIASRLFKKLKTSVSRRS, encoded by the coding sequence ATGATCACTACAGCTCCAATCATCCTTTTTGTATATAACCGTTTATCACATACACAGCAGGTTATAGCAGCATTAAGGGAAAATCTATTGTCAGCAGAAAGTGAATTGTATATCTATGCGGATGCTGCAAAAAATGCAGATGCTGTACAGTCAGTTCATGAGCTTAGAAGCTTTCTGACCACTATAACCGGTTTTAAAAGTGTACATATTTGTTTGCGTGAAACTAATCTGGGTGTTGATGACAATACTATTCTGGGAGTTACTGAGGTAATCAGTATACATGGTAAAGCGATAGTACTTGAAGATGATCTGGTTACTGCACCCTGGTTTTTAAAGTATATGAACGAAGCGCTTGATTTTTATGAAAACAACGATGAAGTTGCTTCTATACATGGATATGTCTACCCCATTCCACAAGGATTAAAGGAAGTTTTCTTTATAAAAGGTGCCGATTGCTGGGGCTGGGCAACCTGGAAGAGAGCGTGGGATTTATTTGAGCATGATGGGGCTAAATTATTAGAAAAAATCAATGCACAGGGACTTCAGAAAGAATTCGATTTCGACAATACATATCCTTACGTCAAAGCTTTGGAACAACAGGCAATTGGCAATACAACACATTGGGATATCAGGTGGTATGCTTCTGCTTTTCTTGCAAAGAAATTAACACTCTATCCGGGTCAGTCCCTGGTGAAAAACATTGGTCATGATGCTAGCGGAACCCATTGCGGGCACAGTAACAATTATGATGTAACGCTATCTTTGTCTCCATTATCTGTGGAAACTGAAGTTATTGCTGATCAGGATGCTTATCATGCATTTGCAGATTTTATGAGAAGTTTACCACTTAATAGCCCCACACGCCCGAAGGGTATAGCATCGAGACTTTTCAAAAAATTGAAAACATCGGTCAGCCGCCGCTCTTAA
- a CDS encoding YceH family protein has product MENNQPLILLNAAEQRVLGVLLEKSRTTPDYYPMTISALTTACNQKTSRNPIVNYDEETVTLTLNTLKIKGLSSTAMGGSSRSTKYKHNLAIVYPLLPAELAVICLLLLRGSLTPGEINTNAARLHEFETIGEVQEILHKLAQEEPVYVKQLPKKPGQKEARYKHLFGGDAEEEEIPGPELSQQSSADLENRVIKLEQELEEVKEMLNLLMSQ; this is encoded by the coding sequence ATGGAAAATAATCAGCCTTTAATTTTATTAAATGCAGCAGAACAACGCGTCTTAGGTGTGTTACTGGAAAAGAGCAGAACTACACCAGACTATTATCCTATGACTATTTCTGCGTTAACGACTGCCTGTAATCAGAAAACATCAAGGAATCCTATTGTAAATTACGATGAAGAAACCGTTACACTCACCTTAAACACTTTAAAAATTAAAGGTTTAAGCAGCACAGCTATGGGTGGCAGCAGCAGAAGCACAAAATACAAACATAACCTTGCTATTGTATATCCGCTGCTTCCGGCAGAACTGGCAGTTATTTGTTTATTACTCTTACGCGGGTCATTAACTCCCGGTGAAATCAATACGAATGCGGCAAGATTACATGAATTTGAAACTATCGGCGAGGTTCAGGAAATCCTGCATAAATTAGCACAGGAAGAACCTGTTTATGTCAAACAACTCCCTAAAAAACCGGGACAAAAAGAAGCGAGGTATAAACATTTGTTTGGAGGCGATGCAGAGGAAGAAGAAATCCCTGGGCCGGAACTCAGCCAGCAATCTTCTGCTGATCTGGAAAACAGGGTCATTAAACTGGAACAGGAACTGGAAGAAGTTAAGGAAATGCTAAACTTATTAATGAGTCAATAG
- a CDS encoding phytanoyl-CoA dioxygenase family protein: MNPTYTRFTLGGTITDEQNYFFNKNGFIHFKNFIQPETVNDIIQASLKVQQDWIKQEKIKVNGIPIKYGKDLDGSAIVQRFAFLNQHHPLFAGLTQDPRFETLLSLIGPGARLGTEEKDGMVLNHYVNGPESKFTQMGWHTDGLRDIFHGQKLNPMLNVGIHLSSLKPENGGLRVLPGTHKQSLYHMLFRKKYFLDNKADLKEVAIAPEAGDLTIHDGRLWHRVAQSAVTGEQSRRRVIYLPIIAGKYEPKHENSPTAFYQRFAKLVK; this comes from the coding sequence ATGAACCCTACTTATACCAGATTCACTTTAGGCGGCACTATTACAGATGAACAAAACTATTTTTTTAATAAAAATGGCTTCATCCATTTTAAAAACTTCATTCAGCCAGAAACGGTAAATGATATTATACAGGCTTCTTTAAAAGTCCAGCAGGATTGGATAAAACAGGAAAAAATCAAGGTAAACGGCATCCCTATCAAATATGGAAAGGATCTGGATGGTTCTGCAATTGTGCAGCGCTTTGCTTTTCTGAATCAGCATCATCCTTTATTTGCCGGACTAACCCAGGATCCCCGGTTTGAAACTTTGTTAAGCCTGATCGGGCCGGGTGCCAGGTTAGGTACAGAAGAAAAAGACGGAATGGTTTTAAATCATTATGTCAATGGCCCTGAAAGTAAGTTTACCCAAATGGGATGGCATACTGATGGTTTACGTGATATCTTTCACGGACAAAAATTAAATCCGATGCTGAATGTGGGTATCCACCTGAGCAGCCTTAAACCAGAAAATGGTGGTTTAAGAGTATTACCAGGAACACATAAACAGAGTCTTTATCATATGTTATTCCGTAAGAAATATTTCCTGGACAATAAAGCTGATTTAAAAGAAGTAGCAATTGCGCCGGAAGCCGGGGATCTGACAATACATGATGGCCGTTTATGGCACCGGGTTGCTCAATCTGCGGTTACTGGTGAACAAAGCCGGAGAAGAGTTATCTATTTACCGATTATTGCTGGTAAATATGAACCTAAACATGAAAATAGCCCTACCGCATTTTATCAGCGTTTTGCTAAGCTCGTTAAATAG
- a CDS encoding SDR family NAD(P)-dependent oxidoreductase: MNKYALITGASKGIGKAMANSLARSGYHLLLVARNETDLQLLSQSIEQAYQVKAHYLSADLSLSTTATQVKEWCTGITPDLSILVNNAGYGLWGNFELLSLPEQLNMLRLNIDAVIELTWHLLPILRKQKQSYILNISSTAAYQAVPTLALYAASKSFILSYSRALRYELKDSPVSVSCLCPGPTATGFSSRAGMDSLAELAEKFNMTSENVAETGLKGMFKRKAEIVPGFLNKVSVFGTWLLPKSLIESITAGLYKQ, translated from the coding sequence ATGAATAAATACGCTTTAATAACTGGTGCCAGTAAAGGAATAGGAAAGGCTATGGCAAATTCACTGGCCCGTTCCGGCTATCATTTACTGCTTGTTGCGCGTAATGAAACCGATCTCCAGCTGCTTTCCCAAAGTATCGAACAAGCATATCAAGTTAAAGCACATTATTTATCTGCCGATCTTTCGCTCAGCACAACTGCTACGCAGGTAAAAGAATGGTGCACCGGTATCACACCAGATTTATCCATTCTGGTCAATAATGCAGGATACGGACTGTGGGGCAATTTTGAGCTATTAAGTCTTCCCGAACAACTCAATATGCTCAGACTGAATATAGATGCAGTAATTGAATTAACCTGGCACCTACTACCTATTTTAAGAAAACAAAAACAGTCTTATATCTTAAATATTTCCAGTACAGCCGCCTACCAGGCCGTACCTACCCTGGCGTTATATGCTGCCAGTAAATCATTTATACTATCCTATAGCCGTGCCTTACGTTATGAACTAAAAGATAGCCCGGTTAGCGTGAGTTGTTTATGCCCCGGCCCTACAGCTACTGGATTTTCAAGCCGCGCCGGTATGGATTCCTTAGCAGAACTTGCAGAAAAATTCAACATGACTTCAGAAAATGTGGCAGAAACCGGCTTAAAAGGTATGTTTAAAAGAAAAGCAGAAATTGTCCCGGGCTTCTTAAATAAGGTATCTGTTTTTGGAACCTGGTTACTTCCTAAGTCACTGATTGAAAGCATTACAGCAGGATTATACAAACAATAA
- a CDS encoding DUF6266 family protein yields MAIVTNSYLGTFTGRIGNMVIYPLAGQIVARTIGKSYKKPTNNQLNSRMALKKMNVFLQDIKGFLKVGFELEAKGTTANAFNHALKYNRKHVTGTFPDVAIDYAKILVTKGNMPIVEKAKASLLTDRLKVSWDTEVIKGQTHQDDQVLLLAYFPGETGKTRIFTTSVRRSAGTYKFNLNRSATMRNAHLYLSFVSDDYKSISDSVYLGEVSWDKVAK; encoded by the coding sequence ATGGCTATTGTTACAAACAGTTATTTAGGAACATTCACTGGAAGAATAGGAAATATGGTTATTTATCCTCTTGCAGGACAGATAGTTGCCAGAACTATAGGTAAATCCTATAAAAAACCCACAAATAATCAGCTGAATTCAAGGATGGCGCTTAAAAAGATGAATGTTTTTTTACAGGACATCAAGGGGTTTCTTAAAGTCGGTTTTGAATTAGAAGCTAAAGGCACGACAGCTAATGCATTCAATCACGCGCTTAAATATAACCGAAAACACGTTACAGGTACATTCCCAGACGTCGCAATTGATTATGCAAAAATACTGGTCACCAAAGGAAACATGCCCATTGTAGAGAAGGCAAAAGCCAGTCTCCTGACCGACAGGCTTAAAGTGAGCTGGGATACTGAGGTCATTAAAGGGCAAACACATCAGGATGACCAGGTATTGCTATTGGCCTATTTTCCTGGGGAAACAGGGAAGACCCGTATTTTTACCACCTCAGTCAGAAGATCTGCGGGTACTTATAAGTTCAACCTGAACAGGAGTGCTACAATGCGCAACGCACATTTGTACCTATCCTTTGTCTCAGATGATTATAAAAGTATTTCTGACAGTGTTTATCTTGGAGAGGTTTCCTGGGATAAAGTGGCTAAATAG
- a CDS encoding SDR family oxidoreductase → MNISLSNKTAVICGSTQGIGLATAIILARLGANCILVARNEESLISALKELPLTEGQQHAYAVADFSDPATVSTAIQKIVTLDQVEILINNSGGPKPGPITTALTNEFEQAFSQHLVCNQILVQAVLPGMKAAGYGRIINIVSTSVKTPLPNLGVSNTIRAAVAGWAKTLSNEVGEYNITVNNVLPGLTHTTRYTKLLDSLSEEGNRSDVEKQLTNSIPMKRIGQPEEIGNVIAFLASPAASYVTGVSIPVDGGRTPAI, encoded by the coding sequence ATGAATATATCCCTTTCAAATAAAACTGCAGTAATTTGCGGAAGTACACAAGGTATTGGATTGGCTACGGCCATTATTCTTGCCCGCTTAGGTGCAAACTGTATTTTGGTCGCAAGAAATGAGGAATCATTAATCAGTGCTTTAAAGGAATTGCCATTAACTGAAGGACAACAACATGCTTATGCTGTCGCAGATTTCTCCGACCCGGCAACGGTCAGTACTGCAATCCAGAAAATCGTTACACTCGATCAGGTAGAAATTCTGATCAATAACAGTGGAGGGCCAAAACCAGGCCCGATAACAACAGCATTGACCAATGAGTTTGAACAGGCTTTTAGTCAGCACCTGGTTTGTAACCAGATATTAGTTCAGGCTGTTTTGCCTGGAATGAAAGCAGCAGGTTATGGACGGATCATTAATATTGTTTCCACTTCAGTAAAAACACCACTTCCGAATCTTGGCGTATCCAATACAATCAGGGCTGCCGTAGCTGGATGGGCAAAAACCTTATCAAATGAAGTGGGGGAATATAATATTACAGTGAACAATGTACTGCCGGGTTTAACCCATACCACCCGATATACAAAACTGCTGGATAGTCTTTCTGAAGAAGGCAACAGAAGTGATGTAGAAAAACAGCTAACCAATTCCATTCCTATGAAAAGAATTGGCCAGCCGGAAGAAATCGGAAATGTAATTGCTTTCCTGGCTTCACCCGCTGCTTCTTATGTTACAGGCGTTAGCATTCCTGTAGACGGCGGAAGAACTCCAGCTATTTAG
- a CDS encoding (deoxy)nucleoside triphosphate pyrophosphohydrolase: protein MIDVSCALIISQNGQVLVAQRSLSMQLPLKWEFPGGKVEPGETAEECLIREIREELSVEIRVMKKMQPSVYDQGKQLIRLLPFQCKLIAGEIKLTEHAAFQWLLPAGLKKLDWAEADIPIVQNFIDEMML, encoded by the coding sequence ATGATAGATGTATCCTGTGCCCTGATTATTAGTCAGAACGGACAAGTTTTAGTAGCTCAAAGAAGTTTGAGTATGCAATTACCACTTAAATGGGAGTTTCCTGGTGGGAAAGTTGAGCCGGGTGAAACTGCTGAAGAATGTCTGATCCGGGAAATCCGGGAAGAACTTAGTGTGGAGATTCGGGTGATGAAGAAGATGCAACCGTCGGTTTATGACCAGGGAAAACAACTCATCCGTTTACTTCCTTTTCAATGTAAACTGATTGCAGGAGAGATTAAACTGACTGAGCATGCTGCTTTTCAATGGCTGCTGCCTGCCGGATTAAAGAAACTGGACTGGGCGGAAGCAGATATTCCAATCGTACAAAACTTTATAGATGAAATGATGTTGTAA
- a CDS encoding TlpA family protein disulfide reductase, with protein sequence MKTYLFSFIIALISFTASAQMPATDIPNFQFYKADGKTFTKAQIVPAHKSLFVFFDATCVHCQKTMIELSKKYEDLKKLNIYLVSLDQHITMNDFMSKYGKNLVGKKNVLLLEDRDHVFIPLFQPTKYPSLFLYSPKNALTFKTSGDTELPKLFAAIAK encoded by the coding sequence ATGAAAACATATTTATTCAGCTTTATAATAGCCCTGATTTCTTTTACTGCTTCGGCACAAATGCCTGCTACGGATATCCCGAATTTCCAGTTCTACAAAGCTGACGGAAAAACATTTACAAAAGCGCAGATTGTTCCAGCCCACAAATCTCTTTTTGTGTTCTTTGATGCAACCTGTGTCCATTGCCAGAAGACTATGATTGAACTGTCTAAGAAATACGAAGACTTAAAAAAATTGAATATCTACCTTGTTTCTCTTGATCAGCATATTACGATGAACGATTTCATGAGTAAATACGGTAAAAACCTGGTTGGAAAGAAAAATGTATTGCTGCTGGAAGATCGTGATCATGTATTTATCCCTTTATTTCAGCCTACAAAATACCCATCTCTATTTTTATACTCTCCTAAAAATGCGCTTACCTTCAAAACAAGCGGCGACACCGAGTTACCCAAGCTTTTTGCAGCGATCGCAAAATAA